A genomic window from Litoreibacter janthinus includes:
- a CDS encoding cadherin-like domain-containing protein produces the protein MPNVLLTFEDLQAGDIVNGQYYSNGVTISSGNPSTPPMVFDTDNPTGGDSDLHTNNLGNVLILSEDGDSNDPDDNAGGGKFIFEFDEPSDVVNFRALDVEEGGTVRLYNEAGQLIKTIQIPCTSNNGQVTVNVNTDGVARMEVELCGSGAIDNICYVTPEAADELDGIVEGSAGADVIDAGYDGDPEGDMIDANDEILPGEGPNDDIVDAFGGDDDIKSGEGNDEVYAGSGDDKVDGGAGDDVIYGDSNYAGPGAGASVREHLSWYEDKSDIETGFTQNTGSVDVTFSILTEEGSAETGFENDDQLVSGINSGGETIDDDASLYSVTNGEGNDTAYRIEYSAPVENVSFRINDIDGDGVVTVRAYDASGNPITVNLVGGSKLTLLDTDSVAGADTADSKGGYQDDDSPQYSLLVDIPGPVSRIEIIHVQDGSNNTGINVTDIYHDVPVVDDGEDGNDELKGGYGNDTIFGEGGDDKLEGEDGDDTLDGGSGNDELDGGEGNDILDGGAGDDDLKGDYGDDTLLGGDGNDNLDGGKGNDRLEGGDGDDILDGKYDDDELFGGAGDDTLIGGKGNDTLSGGDGADNISGDYDRDTIIGGTDGDVVDGGSGGDDFDILDLTGEGPFRIVNETVDSDGNSTSGTVEFLDGDGNVTGSLQFSEIEKIIGEPVNLGPDANDDSATVDEDDSVIIDVLGNDTDPENDDLTVIEATSPDGDVVINADGTITFTPDENFNGDTTITYTIEDEAGNTDTATVAVTVEAVNDDPVANDDTASTDEDAPVTIDVLGNDTDVDGDDLTVTEATSPDGDVVINANGTITFTPDPDFNGDTTITYTVSDGNGGTDTATVTVTVGSVNDAPDAVNDESTTDEDTPITVDVLANDTDTENDDLTVTGATVPVEQGTVEIVGNQVVFTPAENFNGTATISYSISDGNGGTDTAIHVVHVTPVNDAPVAVDDIAETFEDEAVVIDLIGNDTDVDGDPLNIGTVSVPPEQGTVVDNGDGTVTFTPAPNYTGPAQITYTVQDGQGGEDSGEAVVNVEVIGVNDGPQAVDDTATTDEDTPVTIDVLDNDFDTEGDALSITTATVPADQGTVEVVDGKLVFTPAENFNGEATITYGITDGNGGADIGEVVVTVTPVNDDPIAVDDIETTDEDQPITIDLISNDTDVDGDPLSVGSVSVPADQGTVVDNGDGTVTFTPAPNFNGPATITYTVVDGQGGEDEGQAVVSVGAINDGPVAGDDSDVTDEDTPVTVDLLANDSDDDGDDLTVINATVPADQGTLVNNGDGTVTFTPAPNFNGTATISYEISDSNGGTDTAIHTIEVTPVNDDPVANDDTASTDEDAPVTIDVLGNDTDVDGDDLTVTEATSPDGDVVINADGTITFTPDENFNGDTTITYTISDGNGGEDTATVNVTVNPVNDDPVANDDTASTDEDAPVTIDVLGNDTDVDGDDLTVTEATSPDGDVVINANGTITFTPDPDFNGDTTITYTVSDGNGGTDTATVTVTVGSVNDGPDAVDDEASTNNVTPVVIPVLANDTDPEGDDLTVTEASVDFGDVSINSDGTLTYTPDANFGGVATITYTITDGNGGFDTATVTVKVNDGIVEGTAGDDLIDVNYMDDPEGDMIDNNDEFLPGEGPQDDIVLAGDGNDTVFAGEGNDEVYGEDGNDTLYGEAGDDYLSGGEGDDVIYGGDGDDVLDAGQGADQLFGEDGDDLLLGGPGTDLMDGGAGDDEIIGGNNDDTILGGTGNDDIDGNDGNDSVDAGDGDDLVNGGAGDDTIDGGAGDDRLFGQEGDDVIEGGDGDDRIEGDQGEDVLIGGAGNDDIWGGNQDDVLDGGDGDDILGGGSGNDTITGGDGNDTVEGGEGDDVIDTSGGSPLPDLGYPGLFPSDPNPNDDIDFVDGGAGNDTIKTGDDADTIFGGTGNDTIDGGLDNDTIDGGDGDDRIVGGEGSDTIDGGDGDDTIYAGIDPDLGLPDNLDIADVDGDLVTNNGQDVVNGGNGNDTIFGADDDDILNGDAGDDYIDGGVDDDTIDGGTGNDTLIGGQGADTISGGDDRDTIIVSSAEDGIGDVIDGGTGSTAPGDVDDFDILDLTGSGPLRIVGETVDADGNSTSGTVEFLDGIGGAVIGTLEFSEIEQIVPCFTPGTSIATPRGEVLVEDLMVGDKVITRDNGIQEIRWIGAKRMDGRELQANPHLQPVRIQKGSLGNGLPERDMLVSPNHRMLVNNDRVSLYFEENEVLVSAKHLVNPTEGVQTINSMGTTYIHFMFDSHEVVLSNGAWTESFQPGDYSLKGIGNAQRNEIFELFPELQGEAGREAYASARLTLKKHEARLLFK, from the coding sequence ATGCCTAACGTTCTGCTTACGTTTGAAGACCTGCAAGCCGGTGACATCGTCAACGGCCAATATTACAGCAATGGGGTTACGATCAGTTCGGGCAACCCGTCGACCCCTCCTATGGTGTTCGATACAGATAACCCGACCGGTGGCGACTCCGACCTGCACACAAACAATCTGGGCAACGTCCTGATCCTGTCTGAAGACGGCGACAGCAACGACCCCGATGACAATGCAGGCGGCGGCAAATTCATCTTTGAGTTCGACGAGCCTTCCGATGTTGTGAACTTCCGCGCTCTGGACGTTGAAGAAGGCGGCACAGTGCGTCTTTACAACGAAGCCGGACAGCTGATCAAAACCATCCAGATCCCATGCACAAGCAATAACGGCCAAGTCACCGTGAACGTAAACACAGACGGCGTTGCGCGCATGGAAGTGGAGCTGTGTGGCTCCGGTGCGATCGATAACATCTGCTACGTGACTCCTGAAGCCGCCGACGAGCTTGATGGTATTGTAGAAGGTTCTGCCGGCGCAGACGTCATTGATGCGGGCTATGACGGCGACCCAGAGGGCGACATGATTGACGCCAACGACGAAATCCTTCCGGGCGAGGGCCCGAATGACGATATCGTTGATGCATTCGGTGGCGACGACGACATTAAATCCGGCGAAGGCAACGACGAAGTTTATGCGGGCTCCGGCGACGACAAGGTCGACGGTGGCGCGGGCGACGACGTGATCTATGGTGACAGCAATTACGCTGGGCCAGGGGCCGGCGCTTCTGTGCGCGAGCACCTCAGCTGGTATGAAGACAAAAGCGACATTGAGACCGGGTTCACTCAAAACACGGGCTCCGTCGATGTTACATTCTCTATTCTAACCGAAGAGGGGAGTGCCGAAACTGGTTTTGAGAATGATGACCAGCTCGTTTCGGGCATCAATTCCGGTGGTGAAACTATCGACGACGACGCGTCGCTCTACTCTGTCACAAACGGTGAGGGCAACGACACCGCTTACCGCATAGAATACTCTGCACCAGTCGAGAATGTTTCTTTTAGAATTAACGATATCGACGGCGATGGCGTCGTAACTGTTCGCGCCTATGACGCATCAGGAAATCCAATCACCGTCAATTTGGTTGGTGGAAGCAAATTGACGCTTCTAGATACTGATTCCGTTGCTGGCGCCGATACGGCCGACAGCAAGGGTGGTTATCAAGACGACGACTCACCACAGTATTCGCTCTTGGTCGACATTCCTGGCCCAGTTAGCCGCATAGAGATCATCCACGTTCAAGATGGGTCCAATAATACGGGCATCAATGTAACCGATATTTATCACGACGTTCCGGTGGTCGATGACGGCGAAGATGGAAACGATGAGCTTAAAGGTGGTTACGGCAATGACACCATTTTTGGTGAAGGCGGTGATGACAAGCTTGAAGGCGAAGATGGCGACGACACTTTGGATGGCGGCTCCGGCAATGACGAGTTGGACGGCGGCGAAGGCAACGACATTTTGGACGGCGGAGCTGGCGATGATGATCTGAAGGGCGATTACGGCGACGATACGCTGCTTGGAGGAGACGGGAACGATAATCTTGACGGCGGCAAGGGTAACGACCGCCTTGAAGGCGGCGACGGCGACGACATTCTCGACGGCAAGTATGATGACGATGAGCTCTTCGGTGGCGCGGGTGATGACACTCTCATAGGCGGCAAAGGAAATGACACTCTGTCCGGTGGTGACGGGGCGGACAATATTTCTGGCGACTACGATCGTGATACCATCATTGGCGGTACAGACGGCGATGTTGTTGACGGCGGCAGCGGTGGCGATGATTTCGACATTCTGGATCTGACAGGCGAAGGCCCGTTTAGGATCGTGAACGAAACCGTAGATTCTGATGGGAATTCCACATCTGGTACGGTCGAATTCCTTGATGGCGATGGTAACGTGACTGGCTCGCTTCAATTCTCTGAGATTGAAAAAATCATCGGCGAGCCCGTAAACTTAGGCCCTGACGCGAATGATGACTCGGCAACGGTCGACGAAGATGACAGCGTCATAATCGACGTACTGGGCAACGATACGGATCCTGAGAATGATGATCTGACCGTGATCGAGGCGACCTCGCCAGACGGCGACGTTGTGATCAACGCTGATGGGACGATCACCTTTACCCCTGATGAGAACTTCAACGGTGACACCACGATCACCTATACGATTGAAGATGAAGCGGGGAACACCGACACAGCAACCGTTGCTGTTACGGTTGAAGCCGTGAACGACGATCCTGTTGCGAATGATGACACCGCGTCGACTGACGAGGACGCGCCTGTCACCATCGACGTGCTCGGCAACGACACCGATGTGGACGGCGACGACCTGACCGTGACTGAAGCGACCTCGCCAGACGGCGACGTTGTGATCAATGCGAACGGCACGATCACCTTCACGCCGGACCCTGACTTCAACGGCGACACGACCATCACCTACACCGTCTCTGACGGCAATGGCGGCACCGACACAGCGACCGTCACGGTCACTGTCGGTTCGGTCAACGATGCACCCGATGCGGTCAACGACGAGAGCACCACGGATGAGGACACACCGATCACGGTTGATGTTCTGGCCAACGATACGGACACAGAGAACGACGACCTGACAGTGACCGGCGCAACTGTTCCTGTAGAGCAAGGGACAGTAGAGATTGTGGGCAACCAAGTGGTGTTCACACCTGCCGAAAACTTCAACGGCACTGCAACCATCAGCTACTCGATCTCCGACGGAAACGGCGGCACGGACACAGCGATCCACGTGGTTCATGTGACCCCGGTGAACGACGCTCCGGTGGCGGTTGATGATATTGCTGAAACCTTCGAGGACGAAGCCGTTGTTATCGACCTGATCGGCAACGACACAGACGTTGACGGCGATCCGTTGAACATCGGCACCGTTTCGGTTCCGCCTGAGCAAGGCACGGTCGTCGATAATGGCGATGGCACAGTGACCTTCACTCCGGCCCCGAACTACACGGGCCCCGCGCAAATCACCTACACGGTCCAGGACGGCCAAGGCGGTGAAGACAGCGGCGAAGCGGTTGTGAATGTCGAGGTTATCGGCGTAAATGACGGCCCTCAGGCTGTCGATGACACGGCAACAACGGACGAAGACACGCCGGTCACCATCGACGTGTTGGACAACGACTTTGACACTGAAGGTGACGCGCTGAGCATCACAACTGCCACTGTTCCAGCTGATCAGGGCACTGTTGAGGTTGTGGACGGCAAGTTGGTGTTCACGCCTGCTGAAAACTTCAACGGCGAAGCGACGATCACCTATGGTATCACCGACGGCAACGGCGGTGCGGATATCGGTGAAGTGGTCGTGACTGTAACACCGGTGAACGATGATCCGATCGCAGTTGACGACATCGAGACCACGGATGAAGACCAGCCGATCACTATCGACCTGATTTCCAACGACACAGACGTTGATGGCGACCCGCTGAGCGTGGGTTCCGTCTCGGTTCCTGCGGACCAAGGTACAGTTGTCGACAATGGCGACGGTACGGTGACCTTCACACCTGCGCCAAACTTCAACGGCCCTGCGACAATCACCTACACGGTTGTTGACGGACAAGGCGGTGAAGATGAAGGCCAGGCGGTTGTCTCAGTTGGCGCAATAAATGACGGCCCAGTTGCCGGAGACGACAGCGATGTGACCGACGAAGACACTCCGGTCACGGTTGATCTGCTGGCCAACGACTCAGATGACGACGGTGATGACCTGACAGTCATCAACGCCACGGTCCCTGCGGATCAAGGCACGCTGGTCAACAACGGCGACGGCACGGTGACCTTCACGCCAGCGCCAAATTTCAACGGGACGGCGACGATCTCGTATGAAATCTCCGACAGCAACGGCGGTACAGACACGGCGATCCACACGATCGAGGTCACTCCGGTGAACGACGATCCTGTTGCCAATGATGACACCGCGTCGACCGACGAGGACGCGCCTGTCACCATCGACGTGCTCGGCAACGACACCGATGTGGACGGCGACGACCTGACCGTGACCGAAGCGACCTCGCCAGACGGCGACGTTGTGATCAACGCTGATGGGACGATCACCTTCACGCCTGACGAGAATTTCAACGGCGACACCACGATCACCTACACGATCTCCGACGGCAACGGCGGCGAGGACACTGCGACGGTAAATGTCACTGTGAACCCGGTGAACGACGATCCTGTTGCCAATGATGACACCGCGTCGACTGACGAGGACGCGCCTGTCACCATCGACGTGCTCGGCAACGACACCGATGTGGACGGCGACGACCTGACCGTGACTGAAGCGACCTCGCCAGACGGCGACGTTGTGATCAACGCGAACGGCACGATCACCTTCACGCCGGACCCTGACTTCAACGGCGACACGACCATCACCTACACCGTCTCTGACGGCAATGGCGGCACCGACACAGCGACCGTCACGGTCACTGTCGGTTCGGTCAACGATGGTCCGGATGCGGTGGATGATGAAGCCTCGACCAATAACGTGACACCTGTTGTCATCCCGGTTCTGGCCAATGACACTGACCCAGAAGGCGACGATCTGACGGTTACCGAAGCGTCTGTTGATTTCGGCGATGTCTCCATCAACTCGGATGGCACGCTGACCTACACGCCAGACGCCAACTTCGGTGGCGTGGCAACGATTACCTACACCATCACAGACGGCAATGGCGGCTTCGACACCGCAACTGTCACTGTGAAGGTCAATGACGGTATCGTTGAAGGCACCGCTGGCGATGACCTGATTGATGTCAACTACATGGATGACCCGGAAGGCGACATGATCGACAACAACGACGAATTCCTGCCGGGCGAAGGCCCACAGGACGACATCGTGTTGGCAGGTGACGGCAACGACACCGTATTCGCTGGCGAAGGCAACGACGAGGTCTATGGCGAAGACGGCAACGACACACTCTACGGCGAGGCAGGCGACGACTACCTGTCCGGCGGCGAAGGTGACGACGTCATCTACGGCGGCGACGGCGACGATGTGCTGGATGCGGGTCAAGGCGCTGACCAACTGTTCGGCGAAGACGGTGACGACCTGCTGCTAGGTGGGCCGGGCACTGACTTGATGGATGGTGGCGCAGGCGACGATGAAATCATCGGCGGCAACAACGACGATACTATCTTGGGCGGCACTGGCAACGACGACATCGACGGCAATGACGGCAACGACAGCGTGGATGCTGGCGACGGCGATGATTTGGTCAACGGCGGGGCTGGAGATGACACCATCGACGGCGGTGCTGGCGATGACAGGTTGTTCGGCCAAGAAGGCGACGACGTCATAGAAGGCGGCGACGGCGACGACCGGATCGAAGGCGATCAGGGCGAAGACGTGTTGATCGGCGGCGCTGGCAACGATGACATCTGGGGCGGCAATCAGGACGATGTGCTTGATGGCGGCGACGGGGATGACATCCTGGGCGGCGGCTCCGGCAACGACACCATCACGGGCGGCGACGGCAACGACACCGTCGAAGGCGGTGAGGGTGACGATGTTATCGACACATCTGGCGGCTCGCCATTGCCTGATCTGGGCTACCCGGGTCTGTTCCCGAGCGATCCAAACCCGAATGACGACATCGACTTCGTTGATGGAGGCGCAGGCAACGACACGATCAAAACCGGCGATGACGCTGACACCATTTTCGGTGGCACCGGCAACGACACGATCGACGGCGGCTTGGATAACGACACCATCGACGGTGGTGACGGTGATGACCGGATCGTGGGTGGCGAAGGCTCCGACACGATCGACGGTGGTGACGGCGACGACACCATCTATGCGGGCATCGACCCCGATCTTGGCCTGCCTGACAACCTCGACATCGCAGATGTGGATGGCGATCTGGTGACCAACAACGGCCAAGACGTGGTCAACGGTGGTAACGGCAACGACACCATCTTTGGTGCCGATGACGACGACATCCTGAACGGTGACGCTGGCGACGACTACATCGACGGCGGTGTGGACGACGACACAATCGATGGTGGAACAGGCAACGATACGTTGATAGGTGGCCAAGGTGCTGACACCATCTCTGGTGGCGACGACCGTGACACGATCATCGTGAGCAGCGCGGAAGACGGTATCGGCGACGTGATCGACGGCGGTACAGGCTCCACAGCACCAGGTGATGTTGACGACTTCGACATCCTTGACCTGACAGGATCTGGCCCGCTGCGGATCGTTGGCGAGACGGTTGATGCGGACGGCAACTCCACCTCTGGTACTGTCGAGTTCCTTGACGGGATCGGCGGCGCGGTGATCGGTACGCTCGAATTCTCCGAAATCGAACAGATCGTGCCTTGCTTCACACCAGGGACTTCGATTGCCACACCACGTGGTGAGGTTCTGGTTGAAGACCTGATGGTGGGTGACAAGGTCATCACCCGTGACAACGGTATCCAAGAGATCCGCTGGATCGGTGCCAAGCGCATGGATGGCCGCGAGTTGCAAGCCAACCCGCATCTGCAGCCAGTGCGCATCCAAAAAGGGTCGCTCGGGAATGGTCTGCCAGAGCGTGATATGCTGGTCAGCCCGAACCACCGGATGCTGGTCAACAATGATCGTGTGTCGCTCTACTTCGAGGAAAACGAAGTTCTGGTTTCGGCCAAGCACTTGGTGAACCCGACCGAAGGCGTCCAGACCATCAATTCGATGGGCACGACCTACATCCACTTCATGTTCGACAGCCACGAGGTTGTTCTGTCGAACGGTGCATGGACCGAGAGCTTCCAGCCAGGTGATTACAGCCTGAAAGGGATCGGCAATGCTCAGCGGAACGAGATCTTTGAACTCTTCCCAGAGCTTCAGGGTGAAGCTGGCCGCGAGGCATATGCCTCCGCTCGTCTGACACTGAAAAAGCACGAAGCGCGACTTCTGTTCAAATAA
- a CDS encoding nucleotidyltransferase family protein: MSITAILLAGGASSRMGTRDKLLEDIDGTPLLRRRAETCLASNVDAVRVVLPPDRAEREQALSGLELDIVHNDGSALGISHSLKRGFAELGTDAALIVLADLPDLTATDLNKLIDAARAHPLAKVLRGATLDGKAGHPVLLRRTLFSEIERLGGDVGAQPLFKRHQRDTVLVPIGPAALRDLDTPEDWASWRADQKT; the protein is encoded by the coding sequence TTGAGCATTACCGCGATCCTTTTGGCAGGGGGCGCGTCATCGCGGATGGGGACGCGAGACAAGCTGCTCGAAGATATTGATGGCACTCCCCTGCTCCGCCGACGTGCCGAGACCTGCCTTGCCTCAAACGTCGACGCGGTGCGCGTCGTATTGCCGCCGGATCGGGCAGAACGTGAGCAGGCTTTGTCGGGGCTGGAATTGGACATCGTTCACAATGACGGCTCCGCGCTTGGGATCTCACATTCCCTAAAGCGCGGATTTGCGGAATTGGGGACTGACGCCGCGTTAATCGTGTTGGCGGATCTACCGGATTTGACAGCAACAGACCTCAACAAACTCATCGACGCGGCGCGCGCGCATCCATTGGCCAAGGTTTTGCGCGGAGCAACTCTGGACGGTAAGGCCGGTCACCCTGTTTTGCTGAGACGCACTCTATTTTCCGAGATTGAGAGACTTGGAGGCGATGTAGGGGCCCAGCCCCTTTTCAAGCGCCATCAACGCGACACCGTTTTGGTCCCAATCGGACCGGCAGCACTGCGCGATCTCGACACGCCGGAGGACTGGGCCAGTTGGCGCGCGGACCAGAAAACCTAG
- a CDS encoding SMR family transporter has translation MPLHYIYLFLAIVFETIGTSALHASAQFTKLWPSVVVVIAYAVSFYLLALTLKYMPVGIMYALWSGIGIVCIAAIGWLYFGQRLDLAAVVGISLILAGILVINIFSSTATH, from the coding sequence ATGCCACTGCATTATATCTACCTCTTTCTGGCGATCGTTTTCGAGACTATCGGCACCTCGGCCCTTCACGCCAGCGCGCAATTCACCAAGCTATGGCCCTCGGTCGTGGTTGTAATCGCCTACGCAGTTTCGTTTTACTTGCTTGCATTGACGTTGAAATATATGCCCGTCGGCATCATGTATGCGCTGTGGTCCGGCATCGGCATTGTGTGTATCGCAGCCATCGGCTGGCTCTACTTCGGCCAACGACTGGATCTTGCGGCAGTGGTCGGAATCTCACTGATCCTTGCTGGCATTTTGGTGATCAACATCTTTTCCTCCACGGCAACACATTGA
- a CDS encoding YitT family protein yields the protein MAEPHKPTDHRLHEDIQAFVLGTGLCALGIVLFTHAGLIAGQTAGLAVLLSYMSPFSFGLIFFVVNLPFYALALLRMGLRFTMRSFAAVTLLSLWAEFLPHVLKISYIHPGAAAVLGGAVSGMGLIIIFRHGGSLGGIGVLGLYLQDKINVQAGWIQLGFDVILFAMAFLLLPWPQVMWSLLGAVVVNLIIGVNHRKDRYTGQ from the coding sequence ATGGCCGAGCCGCACAAGCCCACAGATCACCGACTTCATGAAGACATTCAGGCCTTCGTGCTGGGCACTGGCCTGTGTGCACTTGGGATTGTGCTGTTCACCCATGCCGGTCTGATCGCGGGACAAACAGCGGGGCTCGCCGTGCTGCTCAGCTACATGTCCCCCTTTTCGTTCGGTCTGATCTTTTTCGTGGTGAACTTGCCGTTCTATGCGTTGGCACTGCTTCGGATGGGGCTCCGCTTTACGATGCGCAGTTTCGCGGCAGTGACATTGTTATCGCTGTGGGCAGAGTTTCTGCCGCATGTCTTGAAGATATCGTACATCCATCCGGGCGCCGCCGCGGTCTTGGGCGGCGCAGTATCGGGCATGGGGTTGATTATCATTTTCCGCCATGGGGGCAGCCTTGGCGGTATCGGCGTTCTCGGACTCTACCTACAGGACAAAATCAACGTGCAGGCCGGTTGGATTCAGCTTGGATTTGACGTCATCCTTTTTGCCATGGCGTTTTTGCTTCTTCCATGGCCGCAAGTCATGTGGTCTTTGTTGGGCGCGGTTGTGGTCAACCTGATTATCGGAGTGAACCACCGCAAGGACCGCTACACAGGACAATAG
- a CDS encoding NADP-dependent isocitrate dehydrogenase, whose translation MSKIKVENPVVELDGDEMTRIIWDFIKKKLILPYLDLDLKYYDLGMEARDDTNDQITIDAAEAIKKFGVGVKCATITPDEARVEEFGLKQMWRSPNGTIRNILGGVVFRAPIICKNVPRLVPGWTHPIVIGRHAFGDQYKATDFLMPGPGKLTMKFVGEDGTTIEREVFDAPSAGVAMGMYNLDSSIIDFARASFNYGLNVGWPVYLSTKNTILKAYDGRFKDLFQEIYDAEFKAQFEEAGIYYEHRLIDDMVASAMKWSGKFVWACKNYDGDVQSDTVAQGFGSLGLMTSALMTPDGKVVEAEAAHGTVTRHYRQHQKGEATSTNSIASIYAWTGGLKHRAKLDNNAQLQTFVETLEKVVVDTVESGFMTKDLALLVGPDQRWLTTEGFLEKIDENLNKAM comes from the coding sequence ATGTCCAAAATCAAGGTAGAGAACCCCGTCGTCGAGCTCGACGGCGATGAAATGACCCGCATCATCTGGGATTTCATCAAGAAGAAGCTGATCCTGCCTTATCTGGACCTTGACCTGAAATACTACGACCTCGGCATGGAAGCCCGTGACGACACCAATGACCAGATCACGATCGACGCCGCCGAAGCGATCAAAAAATTCGGTGTCGGCGTCAAATGCGCGACAATCACTCCTGATGAGGCCCGCGTCGAAGAATTCGGGCTCAAGCAAATGTGGCGTTCCCCCAACGGTACAATCCGCAACATCTTAGGCGGCGTTGTCTTCCGCGCCCCGATCATCTGCAAAAACGTGCCGCGTCTTGTGCCCGGCTGGACCCATCCGATCGTGATCGGCCGCCATGCGTTCGGGGACCAATACAAAGCCACCGATTTTCTGATGCCCGGGCCTGGCAAGCTGACGATGAAATTCGTTGGCGAAGACGGCACGACCATTGAACGCGAAGTCTTTGACGCCCCCTCCGCCGGTGTGGCCATGGGGATGTACAATCTCGACTCGTCCATCATCGACTTCGCCCGTGCATCCTTCAATTACGGGCTTAATGTTGGCTGGCCGGTTTATCTGTCGACCAAGAACACCATCCTGAAGGCCTATGACGGGCGCTTCAAAGACTTATTTCAGGAAATCTACGATGCCGAATTCAAGGCGCAGTTCGAAGAGGCTGGAATCTACTACGAGCACCGACTGATCGACGATATGGTGGCATCTGCAATGAAGTGGTCGGGCAAATTTGTCTGGGCCTGTAAGAACTATGATGGCGATGTGCAGTCCGATACCGTCGCCCAAGGTTTCGGCTCGCTTGGCTTGATGACCTCCGCGCTGATGACGCCGGATGGCAAGGTGGTCGAAGCAGAAGCCGCACATGGGACTGTGACCCGCCATTACCGTCAACATCAGAAAGGTGAGGCCACCTCGACCAATTCAATCGCATCAATCTATGCGTGGACTGGCGGCCTGAAGCACCGCGCCAAGCTCGACAACAACGCGCAACTTCAAACCTTTGTGGAAACGCTGGAGAAGGTCGTAGTTGATACGGTCGAAAGCGGCTTCATGACCAAAGATCTGGCATTGCTGGTCGGGCCTGACCAAAGATGGCTGACCACTGAAGGTTTCCTCGAGAAAATCGACGAGAACCTAAACAAGGCGATGTAA
- a CDS encoding HD domain-containing protein has protein sequence MTDTLSQQIAFLNEADKLKSVLRGTTLCDGSRRENSGEHSWHIALYAMVLAEHATRPVNIDRVIKMLLLHDLVEIDAGDNPIHGDHDPAKMAVIEQAAADRIFGLLPLRQNQQFRSLWEEFEAAETDDAIFAKSIDRVQPVIANLETGGGSWTEYKVSAEQLETRVGVKVRRGAPAIWAHLKTRIDTWFATH, from the coding sequence ATGACCGATACCTTATCTCAGCAGATTGCGTTTCTGAACGAAGCGGACAAATTGAAATCCGTTCTGCGCGGCACGACCCTTTGCGACGGGTCTCGACGCGAAAACTCTGGCGAGCACAGTTGGCATATCGCCCTTTACGCCATGGTTCTGGCCGAACATGCCACGCGCCCTGTAAACATCGACCGCGTGATCAAGATGCTCTTGCTCCACGATCTTGTAGAAATCGATGCTGGCGACAACCCCATTCACGGCGACCATGATCCGGCCAAAATGGCTGTGATTGAGCAAGCCGCTGCCGACCGGATTTTCGGGCTGCTTCCACTGAGGCAAAATCAACAGTTTCGCTCTCTATGGGAGGAATTCGAGGCCGCGGAAACCGATGACGCCATCTTCGCCAAATCCATAGATCGCGTGCAGCCCGTCATCGCCAACCTTGAGACTGGTGGCGGATCATGGACCGAATACAAGGTCTCAGCCGAACAGCTGGAGACACGTGTGGGTGTGAAGGTCCGGCGTGGCGCACCAGCGATTTGGGCGCACCTCAAGACGCGCATCGATACTTGGTTTGCCACTCATTAA